In Sphaeramia orbicularis chromosome 3, fSphaOr1.1, whole genome shotgun sequence, a genomic segment contains:
- the LOC115413754 gene encoding myelin expression factor 2-like: MSDVATPEEELTLKPEESTASVESDIEDTSQETPNGVKTEAEDSSPPKDKLDGKEKTSGSRRGNRFHPYKDKHGGEKKGAQRNRVFISNIPYDMKWQAIKDLMREKVGEVTYVELFKDAEGKSRGCGVVEFKDEEFVKKAIETMNKHDLSGRPLNIKADPDGEHARRVLQRMGGGQQGGRGQEMGPGGMNLPPSIANNPNIPPDVIHALQGGRLGTTVFVANLDFKVGWKKLKEVFSMAGVVKRADVKEDKDGKSRGMGTVTFEQSLEAVQAISMFNGQMLFDRQMHVKMDEKSLPLDDFRQVEKAPPLPRGLGGIGMGLGPGGQPINANRLSGGGGMGSMGPGVMDVPGYGGMNRLGGGMGGGSSGFGGMDNMGNMGGFGGRDMAPVGRMGDMYRSGMGGMDRDFGHSDMSVNRGFGDSFGGMGGGFGGMSSGGMGHMGTGLGGGMGNMGLDRMGSSFDRMGMSGMDMNRGYGGFGGGGGPSHMTGGMSDRGSGSKGGCQIFVRNLSYDLTWQKLKEKFSHCGQVMFAEIKMENGKSKGCGTVRFDSAESAEKACRMMNGTKINGREVDVRIDRNA; encoded by the exons ATGTCAGATGTTGCAACCCCTGAAGAAGAGCTAACGCTAAAGCCAGAAGAATCTACTGCATCTGTGGAATCCGACATCGAGGACACGTCTCAAGAAACACCTAATGGCGTGAAAAC GGAAGCCGAAGACTCCAGTCCTCCCAAAGATAAGCTTGATGGCAAAGAGAAGACCTCTGGAAGCCGAAGAGGAAACCGCTTTCACCCATACAAAGACAAACATGGTGGAGAAAAGAAAGGGGCTCAGAGGAACCGTGTGTTCATCAGCAACATCCCGTATGATATGAAGTGGCAGGCAATTAAAGATCTAATGCGTGAGAAAG TTGGTGAGGTTACATACGTGGAGCTCTTTAAGGATGCAGAAGGAAAGTCAAGG GGGTGTGG TGTGGTGGAGTTCAAGGATGAAGAGTTTGTCAAAAAAGCAATAGAAACTATGAATAAGCATGACTTAAGTGGAAGGCCACTCAACATCAAGGCa gATCCTGATGGAGAACATGCCAGACGAGTGCTACAGCGCATGGGCGGAGGGCAACAGGGAGGCCGGGGCCAGGAAATGGGACCCGGTGGAATGAACCTCCCACCATCCATCGCCAACAATCCCAACATACCTCCTGACGTTATCCACGCACTGCAAGGCGGGCGACTGGGCACCACCGTGTTTGTGGCCAAT CTTGATTTTAAGGTGGGCTGGAAGAAGTTAAAGGAAGTTTTCAGCATGGCAGGTGTGGTGAAACGAGCAGATGTAAAGGAGGATAAGGATGGGAAGAGCCGTGGAATGGGAACAGTCACTTTTGAGCAGTCACTGGAGGCCGTACAAGCCATAT CCATGTTCAACGGGCAGATGCTCTTTGACAGACAGATGCATGTCAAAATG GATGAGAAATCTCTCCCTCTGGATGATTTCCGTCAAGTAGAAAAAGCACCTCCGTTGCCAC gaGGTCTAGGTGGTATTGGAATGGGACTGGGACCAGGTGGACAGCCTATAAATGCCAATCGTCTGAGTGGGGGAGGAGGCATGGGCTCCATGGGCCCCGGAG TGATGGACGTTCCTGGTTATGGTGGAATGAACAGACTGGGAGGAG GAATGGGTGGAGGCAGCAGCGGCTTTGGGGGTATGGACAACATGGGAAACATGGGGGGCTTCGGAGGAAGAGATATGGCACCAGTCGGCAGGATGGGAG ACATGTACCGGTCAGGAATGGGTGGAATGGATCGGGATTTTGGCCACAGTGACATGTCAGTGAATCGAGGATTTGGGGATTCATTTGGAGGAATGG GTGGAGGTTTTGGAGGAATGAGCAGCGGTGGAATGGGACACATGGGGACTGGATTAG GTGGTGGAATGGGGAATATGGGCCTGGACCGGATGGGGTCCAGCTTTGACCGGATGGGCATGTCGGGAATGGACATGAACCGTGGATACGGAGGCTTTGGAGGCGGAGGAGGACCGAGTCACATGACCGGAGGCATGTCCGACAGGGGCTCTGGGTCCAAAGGAGGATGTCAGATCTTTGTGCGAAAT TTGTCCTATGACCTCACATGGCAGAAGCTGAAGGAGAAGTTCAGTCACTGTG GTCAGGTCATGTTCGCAGAGATCAAGATGGAGAACGGAAAGTCGAAGGGCTGCGGAACGGTGAGGTTCGACTCAGCAGAGAGCGCCGAGAAGGCCTGCAGGATGATGAATGGAACCAAGATCAACGGGCGCGAGGTGGACGTCCGCATCGACCGTAACGCTTAG